One Gloeothece verrucosa PCC 7822 DNA window includes the following coding sequences:
- the aceB gene encoding malate synthase A, with protein sequence MVLTATNKTPLTQGVRIRGRMLDKYAEILSDSALNFLAMLQRRFGARRSHLLELRQNIQQQIHAGWMPEFSEETEDIRNSQWQIAPIPVDLQDRRVEITGPVDRKMIINALNSGANAYMADFEDSSSPTWDNMVSGQLNLRDAVVGSIEYIDPTKNKVYRLKEKTAVLLVRPRGWHLLEEHLLIDDQPISASLFDFGLYFFHNAEKLLLKGTGPYFYLPKLENRQEAALWNEVFIAAQEALGLPVGTIKATVLIETILAAFEMDEILYHLKDHIVALNCGRWDYIFSFIKKLSFCPQFVLPERSVVTMTRHFMRSYSLLTIQTCHRRGALAMGGMAAQIPIKSDPQANELALAKVRADKEREASDGHDGTWVAHPALVPLAKEVFDSKIKGANQLSVLREDVQVTAKDLLEVPDGSITESGLRNNIRVGILYISSWLDGIGCVPLYNLMEDAATAEICRAQIWQWLHHHAKLEDGRNIDQALFQSLLNEETVALRQENQNQSPNFNKAVELFVQLVMADEFEDFLTLCAYRKIVEFDN encoded by the coding sequence ATGGTTCTTACTGCTACAAACAAAACACCATTAACTCAAGGGGTTCGCATTCGTGGCCGGATGTTGGACAAATATGCTGAGATTCTTTCAGATTCTGCCCTTAACTTTCTGGCCATGTTACAGCGCCGCTTTGGCGCTCGTCGTTCCCATCTTTTGGAACTCAGACAAAACATCCAACAACAAATTCATGCCGGATGGATGCCTGAGTTTTCTGAAGAAACTGAAGACATCCGTAACAGCCAGTGGCAAATTGCTCCTATCCCTGTAGACTTACAAGACCGGCGCGTTGAAATTACAGGTCCAGTAGATCGGAAAATGATTATCAACGCTCTTAACTCCGGTGCCAATGCCTATATGGCTGACTTTGAAGATTCCAGCAGTCCCACTTGGGATAATATGGTATCGGGTCAACTGAACTTGCGAGATGCCGTTGTCGGCAGCATCGAATATATCGATCCGACAAAAAATAAAGTCTATCGGCTCAAGGAAAAAACGGCAGTTCTCCTGGTTCGTCCCCGAGGCTGGCATCTTTTAGAAGAACATCTTTTAATAGACGATCAACCCATCTCAGCATCGCTATTTGATTTCGGGCTTTATTTCTTTCATAACGCCGAAAAATTACTCCTTAAAGGCACTGGTCCCTATTTTTACTTACCCAAGCTAGAAAACCGTCAAGAGGCTGCCCTCTGGAATGAGGTTTTTATCGCTGCCCAAGAAGCCCTAGGCTTACCTGTGGGAACCATTAAGGCAACAGTTTTAATAGAAACCATTCTCGCCGCCTTTGAGATGGATGAAATCCTCTATCATCTCAAAGATCACATTGTCGCTCTCAATTGCGGTCGCTGGGATTATATCTTTAGCTTTATCAAAAAATTGAGCTTCTGTCCCCAATTTGTGCTACCAGAGCGCTCGGTTGTCACCATGACGCGCCATTTTATGCGTTCCTATAGCTTACTCACCATTCAAACTTGTCATCGTCGCGGTGCTTTGGCGATGGGAGGGATGGCGGCACAAATTCCCATTAAATCTGATCCACAAGCTAATGAACTTGCTCTGGCTAAAGTCCGTGCTGATAAAGAACGCGAAGCAAGCGATGGTCATGACGGCACTTGGGTCGCTCATCCTGCTTTAGTTCCCCTGGCTAAAGAAGTATTTGACAGTAAAATCAAAGGAGCTAATCAACTGTCGGTACTGCGCGAAGATGTACAGGTAACCGCAAAAGATTTATTAGAAGTCCCTGACGGTTCCATCACCGAATCCGGACTCAGAAACAATATTCGCGTGGGAATTTTGTATATAAGTTCTTGGTTAGATGGTATCGGCTGCGTTCCCTTATATAATTTAATGGAAGATGCAGCTACCGCCGAAATCTGTCGGGCACAAATTTGGCAATGGTTACACCATCATGCTAAATTAGAAGACGGACGCAATATCGATCAAGCCCTGTTCCAGTCTCTTCTTAACGAGGAAACAGTCGCCTTGCGTCAAGAGAATCAAAACCAGTCCCCTAACTTTAACAAAGCTGTGGAATTATTCGTACAGCTAGTTATGGCTGATGAATTTGAAGACTTTTTAACCCTGTGCGCCTATCGGAAAATTGTCGAATTTGACAATTAA
- the aceA gene encoding isocitrate lyase yields MTSLTFEQLVSHVPQGRFNGIERNYTPEDVQKLRGSIKIQYTLAELGANRLWELLHKEDYIHALGAVTGNQAMQMVRAGLKAIYLSGWQVAADANLAGTMYPDQSLYPSNSGPELCRRINRTFQRADQINHSEGRNGVHWFAPIVADAEAGFGGPLNSFEIMKAYIEAGAAAVHYEDQLASEKKCGHLGGKVLIPTAAHIRNLNAARLAADVMGTPTLIVARTDAESAKLITSDIDERDRPFITGERTPEGFYRLREGSGLDHCIARGLSYAPYADLLWWETSKPNLEEARRFAEAIHREYPGKLLAYNCSPSFNWRTNLDDETIIKFQKELGAMGYKFQFVTLAGFHCLNHSMFELARHYAHSGMEAYAQLQEAEFLSEEQGYTATRHQREVGTGYFDAVSVAISGGQSSTTAMSASTEVEQFQGHEDHHQGMTEPENVPPVWYEIVNAHIGSGTSRHPEEVKAFEAFKEARYARIKEAYREIEEIAHLDD; encoded by the coding sequence ATGACTTCACTGACCTTTGAACAATTAGTTTCCCATGTTCCCCAAGGCCGTTTTAACGGAATTGAGCGAAACTATACCCCCGAGGATGTACAAAAATTACGCGGCTCTATCAAAATTCAATATACTTTAGCCGAACTTGGAGCAAACCGGCTCTGGGAACTTTTACATAAAGAAGATTATATTCATGCTCTGGGCGCAGTGACCGGCAACCAAGCGATGCAAATGGTACGCGCCGGACTCAAAGCCATTTATTTATCAGGTTGGCAAGTGGCCGCCGATGCTAATCTCGCCGGTACCATGTATCCGGACCAAAGTCTTTATCCCTCCAACAGTGGCCCTGAATTATGCCGCCGCATTAACCGCACCTTTCAACGGGCCGATCAGATCAACCACTCAGAAGGACGCAATGGGGTTCACTGGTTTGCGCCCATTGTCGCTGATGCTGAAGCCGGTTTTGGCGGCCCCCTCAATAGCTTTGAAATCATGAAAGCTTATATCGAAGCCGGGGCGGCTGCGGTTCATTATGAAGATCAACTCGCTTCTGAAAAGAAATGCGGACATTTAGGTGGCAAAGTTTTAATTCCTACGGCGGCTCATATTCGTAACCTTAATGCTGCTCGTCTTGCTGCTGATGTCATGGGCACTCCTACCTTAATTGTGGCTCGTACCGATGCTGAAAGCGCTAAATTAATCACCAGCGATATTGATGAACGCGATCGCCCCTTCATCACCGGTGAGCGTACTCCTGAAGGCTTCTACCGCTTACGGGAAGGTTCAGGTTTAGACCATTGTATTGCTCGGGGACTTTCTTATGCCCCCTATGCTGACTTACTCTGGTGGGAAACCTCCAAACCCAACCTCGAAGAAGCCCGCCGCTTCGCCGAAGCCATTCATAGAGAGTATCCTGGTAAACTCCTCGCTTATAACTGTTCTCCTTCCTTTAACTGGAGAACCAATTTAGACGATGAAACCATCATCAAATTCCAAAAAGAACTAGGCGCAATGGGGTATAAATTCCAGTTTGTCACCTTAGCCGGCTTCCACTGCCTCAACCACAGTATGTTTGAATTAGCGCGTCATTATGCTCACAGTGGTATGGAAGCTTATGCTCAACTGCAAGAAGCCGAATTCTTGAGCGAGGAACAGGGCTATACCGCTACTCGTCATCAACGCGAGGTCGGCACCGGTTACTTTGATGCCGTTTCCGTTGCTATCTCCGGCGGACAATCTTCCACCACCGCTATGTCAGCATCTACTGAGGTTGAGCAGTTCCAAGGCCATGAAGATCACCACCAGGGAATGACAGAACCGGAAAATGTTCCTCCTGTTTGGTATGAAATTGTCAACGCTCACATTGGTAGCGGAACCTCACGCCATCCTGAAGAAGTAAAAGCGTTTGAAGCTTTCAAAGAAGCACGTTATGCCCGCATAAAAGAAGCTTATCGGGAAATAGAGGAAATTGCTCACCTTGATGATTAA
- a CDS encoding ribbon-helix-helix domain-containing protein gives MANSPLVSIRIPAETLERLDDLAQKLYPSRRRGKNPNRSQVILDAIEEFLTNHSCEESQELPLEDQVNQILQQYQKHLEQSIKEYIDEKFLAYAYNLENRLQTSRKILNKSINQ, from the coding sequence ATGGCAAATTCTCCACTGGTTTCTATTCGTATTCCTGCCGAAACGTTAGAACGTCTTGATGATCTAGCTCAGAAATTGTACCCTTCCCGTCGTCGCGGCAAAAATCCGAATCGTTCTCAAGTCATTTTGGATGCTATTGAGGAATTTTTAACTAACCACTCCTGTGAAGAATCCCAGGAACTTCCGTTAGAAGACCAAGTTAATCAAATTCTACAGCAATACCAAAAACATCTAGAGCAAAGTATTAAAGAATATATTGACGAAAAATTCTTAGCCTATGCCTATAACTTAGAAAATCGTCTCCAAACTTCCAGAAAAATTCTCAATAAAAGTATTAATCAGTAG
- the pyrF gene encoding orotidine-5'-phosphate decarboxylase, which yields MTHDRVIVPLDVPTLEEALARVDQLPQVSFWKVGLELFVGAGPTILEVLKEREKRIFLDLKFHDIPNTVAGACRSAAKYGVDLLTLHTTAGREALSAAIRAINDADVPPKLLAISLLTSINSRELAFDLKIPLELPEYALQMALLAQESGIDGAVCSPLEVSQLRQVCGEDFLLVCPGVRPAWSESGDQRRVMTPASALKAGANYLVIGRPITAASDPVEAWEKICQELATV from the coding sequence ATGACCCATGACCGCGTTATTGTTCCCTTAGATGTCCCGACTTTAGAAGAAGCATTGGCCAGAGTGGATCAACTCCCTCAAGTCAGCTTCTGGAAAGTCGGGTTAGAGTTATTTGTCGGTGCAGGACCGACCATTTTAGAAGTTCTCAAAGAACGAGAAAAACGGATTTTTTTAGATTTAAAGTTTCATGATATTCCCAATACCGTAGCCGGTGCTTGTCGAAGTGCGGCTAAATATGGGGTTGACTTACTGACGCTGCATACGACGGCGGGAAGAGAAGCCTTAAGTGCCGCCATTAGAGCCATTAATGATGCTGATGTGCCCCCGAAACTACTTGCCATTTCCTTACTAACCAGTATAAACTCACGAGAGTTAGCCTTTGATCTTAAAATCCCCTTAGAGCTTCCGGAATACGCTTTACAAATGGCGCTATTAGCACAGGAGTCAGGGATAGATGGGGCAGTGTGTTCTCCTTTGGAGGTGAGTCAATTACGACAGGTTTGTGGAGAGGATTTTCTGCTAGTCTGTCCTGGGGTCCGTCCGGCTTGGTCCGAAAGCGGCGATCAACGTCGAGTGATGACACCAGCATCAGCACTGAAAGCAGGAGCGAATTATTTAGTGATCGGTCGTCCAATTACAGCCGCTTCAGATCCAGTAGAAGCATGGGAAAAAATTTGTCAAGAGTTAGCTACGGTTTAA